In the Candidatus Poribacteria bacterium genome, one interval contains:
- a CDS encoding Gldg family protein yields the protein MVNKRIKYGGNTLAFVAIILGILALINFLSTRRFIRADLTEDKRYTISKATRNVLDTLDDIVTITAYFSTNPAEVAQIRRDVRDVLEEYNAFSKKLQIDFVNPAEFDDAQKQELRFKGIPEVQINVVRKDKAEIANVYMGISIGYSGKEEILPVVRSTANLEYELTSTILKVTTKEAKTVGFLTGHGEFDINAQNYQQFRQLLDKNGQGQYNLTPVSFQDGKAVDNTVATLVVAGVQQPLTERDKYELDQFIMRGGRTIFLVDPIQMQPGTLQATPLITGLNDLLEHYGVKLGNNLLLDTRFHDTARFQQGFMTVIQPYPYFVKIVKPNFSKEHSITNQLEVLTLPWTSSLEIVSKEGITATSLAKTGESGQSVQGYYNLMPNAPLPSAESKAYTVAVALEGKFKSFYTDKEIPPVPTAADEANASDDQALTPAQDADARTTKTESEQTQIVVVGTAQFLTQLRPDGVNFFLNTVDWLTLGDALIGIRSHTITDRPLREVSEIEKNFIKYLCIVGVPLIVIVFGLLRYFLKRRAKRLVETYGTV from the coding sequence TTGGTTAATAAACGAATCAAATACGGTGGAAACACTCTCGCTTTTGTAGCGATCATTCTCGGCATCCTCGCGCTGATCAATTTCCTGTCAACGCGTCGTTTTATTCGAGCGGACCTCACCGAGGACAAGCGTTATACAATCTCAAAAGCCACCAGAAATGTGTTAGACACGTTAGATGATATTGTCACAATCACCGCCTACTTCTCGACAAACCCCGCGGAAGTCGCGCAAATCCGGCGTGATGTTAGGGATGTATTGGAGGAGTACAACGCATTCTCTAAAAAACTGCAGATCGATTTTGTGAATCCCGCTGAATTCGATGACGCTCAGAAACAGGAACTTCGTTTTAAAGGTATTCCTGAAGTCCAAATCAATGTCGTGAGAAAAGATAAAGCAGAAATTGCAAACGTCTATATGGGGATCTCTATCGGTTACAGCGGTAAAGAGGAGATCCTACCCGTTGTGCGATCAACTGCTAATTTGGAGTATGAACTCACCTCTACGATTCTCAAAGTTACCACCAAAGAGGCTAAGACGGTCGGGTTTTTGACAGGTCACGGCGAATTCGATATCAATGCGCAAAACTATCAACAGTTCCGCCAACTTTTGGATAAAAACGGGCAAGGGCAATATAATCTAACACCTGTCAGTTTCCAAGACGGAAAAGCCGTTGACAACACTGTAGCGACCTTGGTTGTCGCAGGTGTCCAGCAACCCTTGACGGAACGCGATAAATATGAACTCGATCAGTTTATCATGCGCGGCGGCAGAACAATCTTTTTAGTCGATCCTATTCAAATGCAACCGGGTACATTGCAAGCCACACCGCTGATTACCGGTTTGAATGACCTCTTGGAGCACTACGGTGTAAAACTCGGTAACAATCTCCTGCTCGACACCAGATTCCACGATACCGCACGCTTCCAACAAGGGTTTATGACCGTTATTCAACCCTATCCCTATTTCGTTAAAATTGTTAAACCGAATTTCTCAAAGGAACACAGCATCACGAACCAATTGGAAGTGTTGACGCTACCGTGGACGAGTTCCTTAGAGATCGTGTCAAAGGAAGGTATCACTGCAACGTCGTTGGCAAAAACTGGGGAATCCGGGCAGAGCGTTCAAGGCTACTATAACCTGATGCCGAACGCGCCACTTCCGAGTGCCGAGTCAAAAGCCTATACTGTCGCTGTCGCTTTGGAAGGAAAGTTCAAGAGTTTCTATACCGATAAAGAGATTCCGCCTGTACCAACCGCTGCTGACGAGGCTAACGCATCAGACGACCAGGCACTTACCCCTGCACAAGATGCAGATGCACGGACAACGAAGACCGAAAGTGAACAGACGCAAATTGTTGTAGTTGGCACGGCGCAATTCTTGACGCAGCTGCGTCCGGATGGCGTTAACTTCTTCTTAAACACTGTGGATTGGTTGACCCTCGGTGATGCGCTTATCGGTATCCGTTCACACACGATCACGGATCGACCCTTGCGTGAAGTTTCTGAGATTGAGAAAAATTTTATTAAGTACCTATGCATTGTGGGTGTTCCACTGATAGTTATTGTCTTCGGACTCCTCCGATATTTCTTGAAAAGGCGGGCAAAAAGGTTGGTAGAAACTTACGGGACTGTGTAA
- a CDS encoding ABC transporter permease subunit, translated as MTNITAIFKKEFRSYFNSPIAYIFITFFLGISAWLFFRSFFFSNQAEMRGFFGLMPWIFLFFIPAVTMKLWAEEKKLGTVEILMTLPIQDYEVVIGKFLASLALLTVTVLLSLVLPLSVMYLGDPDGGTLITGYLGLLLMGAAYISIGLFTSTLTENQIIAFIFGITVCFVLLIIGEDIVLFNAPNWLYPIFSYLGLGAHYSSILRGVLDSRDIIYYLSLIGFFLYLSTLSVESRKWR; from the coding sequence ATGACGAACATTACAGCCATCTTCAAAAAGGAATTTAGAAGTTACTTCAATTCGCCTATTGCGTATATTTTCATCACATTCTTTCTCGGCATTTCTGCATGGCTCTTTTTTCGGAGCTTTTTTTTTAGTAACCAAGCTGAAATGCGCGGTTTCTTCGGGTTAATGCCGTGGATTTTCCTCTTTTTCATCCCTGCTGTTACGATGAAGCTCTGGGCAGAAGAAAAGAAACTCGGTACGGTAGAAATTCTGATGACACTCCCCATTCAAGATTACGAAGTGGTCATCGGAAAATTCTTGGCGAGTCTCGCACTCCTTACCGTAACAGTGCTACTCTCACTTGTTCTCCCGCTTTCAGTTATGTATCTTGGGGATCCAGATGGTGGGACACTCATCACGGGTTATCTCGGGCTCCTATTGATGGGTGCGGCATATATATCAATTGGACTTTTCACCTCAACATTGACCGAAAATCAGATTATCGCCTTTATTTTTGGGATTACTGTCTGTTTTGTGTTACTCATCATCGGTGAGGACATCGTGCTTTTCAATGCGCCGAATTGGTTGTATCCGATTTTCAGTTACCTGGGTCTCGGAGCACATTATAGTAGCATTCTTCGGGGTGTCCTTGATTCTCGCGACATCATCTATTATCTGTCGCTCATCGGTTTTTTTCTCTATCTAAGTACCTTGTCGGTTGAAAGCCGCAAATGGCGTTAA
- a CDS encoding ATP-binding cassette domain-containing protein: MPVIKKMIEVRELTKSYGTTVAVDQVSFDAHAGEVLGFLGPNGAGKTTTMRILTCYLSADAGSATVAGYDVFEESVEVRKQIGYLPESAPLYADMGVIEYLNFMTQVRHLPKSQRKERTRAVIDICGLEDVIQKDIGELSKGYRQRLGLAQSLIHDPPILILDEPTSGLDPSQIIEIRNLIKNIGQEKLVLFSTHILPEVSATCSRILIIHNGKIVANGTPEELSSQAKGEEIVHIAIRGSQEAIEAELNELEFVSQWSHVDTDDGIVGYQIHAAQDSDAAEALFHVVVKNGWSLTELRQESIDLEDVFLNLTDKEQA; this comes from the coding sequence GTGCCCGTAATTAAAAAAATGATCGAAGTTAGAGAACTTACAAAATCTTACGGTACGACGGTTGCTGTCGATCAGGTTTCGTTTGATGCACACGCAGGCGAAGTACTGGGATTCCTCGGTCCCAACGGTGCTGGGAAAACCACGACGATGCGAATCCTTACGTGCTATCTCTCCGCTGATGCTGGGAGTGCCACCGTCGCGGGATACGATGTATTTGAGGAATCCGTTGAAGTTAGGAAACAGATCGGTTATCTGCCTGAAAGCGCGCCACTCTATGCCGACATGGGTGTCATCGAATACCTGAACTTCATGACGCAGGTGCGACACCTCCCAAAAAGTCAGCGGAAGGAACGGACCCGAGCGGTTATAGATATCTGCGGGCTTGAGGATGTTATTCAAAAAGACATCGGAGAACTCTCAAAAGGTTACCGGCAACGTCTCGGTCTGGCACAAAGCCTCATCCACGATCCGCCTATCCTGATTTTAGATGAACCTACCTCCGGGTTAGACCCAAGCCAAATTATTGAGATCCGTAACCTCATCAAAAACATCGGACAGGAAAAACTGGTACTCTTTAGTACGCACATCTTGCCTGAAGTTTCTGCCACTTGTAGCCGAATCCTGATTATCCACAACGGGAAGATTGTCGCAAACGGCACACCGGAGGAACTCTCCAGTCAGGCAAAAGGCGAAGAAATTGTGCATATCGCCATTCGAGGTTCACAAGAAGCGATTGAAGCTGAACTCAACGAGTTAGAGTTTGTTTCGCAATGGAGCCATGTTGATACAGATGACGGTATCGTGGGGTATCAAATCCACGCTGCTCAGGATAGCGACGCTGCGGAAGCTCTTTTTCACGTCGTTGTGAAGAACGGGTGGAGTCTCACAGAACTCCGTCAAGAATCAATAGATTTAGAAGATGTTTTCCTCAATTTAACAGACAAGGAACAAGCATAG
- a CDS encoding NAD(P)-dependent oxidoreductase: protein MGTTFEKIEPTTTKLGWVGTGVMGRWMCQHLMDLGYGMTVYNRTKAKADPLLEAGAAWADSPSEVAAASDVIFTIVGFPPDVREVYLGDNGILKGAKAGSIIVDMTTTEPSLAQEIYAAAQAQDVSSIDAPVSGGDVGAREARLSIMVGGDEAAVQAVMPLFEAMGKNIVHQGGAGAGQHTKMCNQITISGTMIGVCEGLLYGYKAGLDLETMLSSISGGAAACWSLDNLAPRLLQRNFDPGFFVEHFIKDMSIALDEARKMNLSLPGLALVHQLYTAVQAQGHGRLGTQALMLALEQMSGAEVN, encoded by the coding sequence ATGGGAACTACATTTGAGAAAATAGAACCTACAACGACGAAACTGGGTTGGGTTGGCACCGGTGTAATGGGACGCTGGATGTGCCAACATCTAATGGACCTTGGATACGGGATGACGGTCTACAACCGTACGAAAGCCAAGGCTGATCCGTTATTGGAGGCAGGGGCAGCGTGGGCAGATTCGCCGAGCGAAGTTGCGGCGGCATCCGATGTCATCTTCACGATTGTCGGGTTTCCACCCGATGTGCGTGAGGTCTACCTCGGCGACAACGGTATCTTAAAGGGAGCGAAAGCCGGAAGTATCATCGTTGATATGACGACGACGGAACCTTCCCTTGCCCAAGAGATTTACGCCGCAGCACAAGCGCAGGATGTCTCATCGATAGATGCGCCGGTCTCAGGTGGCGATGTTGGCGCACGAGAGGCACGCCTCTCTATTATGGTCGGAGGTGATGAAGCTGCCGTTCAAGCCGTTATGCCACTTTTTGAAGCGATGGGCAAAAACATCGTCCATCAAGGTGGTGCGGGCGCGGGACAACACACCAAAATGTGTAACCAAATCACGATTTCCGGGACAATGATCGGGGTCTGTGAAGGATTGCTCTACGGTTATAAAGCCGGATTGGATTTGGAAACGATGTTATCATCAATTAGTGGTGGTGCTGCCGCTTGCTGGTCTTTAGATAATTTAGCACCCCGACTCCTCCAGCGTAACTTCGATCCAGGCTTCTTTGTAGAGCATTTTATCAAAGACATGAGCATCGCTTTAGACGAAGCGCGTAAGATGAATTTAAGTCTGCCCGGACTCGCTTTAGTGCATCAACTTTACACGGCAGTGCAAGCACAAGGACACGGCAGACTCGGCACGCAAGCACTGATGTTGGCATTGGAGCAGATGTCAGGGGCAGAAGTTAATTAG